GGGAGAGCCGAAGGACTCGACCAGGCGGTCGCGGAGCTCGTGCACGTTGAGGTCGCTGGTGTCGACCACGAGGTCGGCCTCACCACGGAGATCCTCGAGCACCGCACGTTCGCGTTGGATCCCCTCCACGACCCCCTCCGCCCCGCCGGACTCGCCCAGGGGGTGCCGGCGACGCGACGCCTCGAACCGCCGCACCAGGGTGTCGTCGTCCGCCTCGAGGAACAGCACGCGCACGTCGCGGTGGGCGTCGCGCAGAGCCCGGATCTCCTCCTGGAGCTCACCGAAGAACTCCCGGCCGCGGACGTCAGCGACAACGGCCAGCCGGTCCACGCTGCTCCGGGGCGTGGCGGCGAGGCCCACCACCTGCCCGATCAGCGTGGGAGGCAGGTTGTCGATCACGTAGAAGCCGAGATCCTCCAGGACCTTCGCCGCCTCGGTTCGTCCCGCGCCCGACATCCCGGTGATGACCACGAGCTCGGCAGCACCGTCCACGTTCACGGCTGCGCCTCCGGCTCGCGATCAGACGGCAGGCCGCGCCGCAACGTCGCGGTGAAGAACATCACCAGCAGGACCCGCAGGTAGTGGTAGACGAGCTTGAGGTTGCGGGTCGAAGGACGGCCGGCGACCCGGTCGCGCATCGGGGTGGGAACCTCGTCGACGCGCAGACCAGCGTAGATGGCGAGCAGGATGGCCTCGACCGAATCCATGTACTCGGCAGGGTACGCGTGCGAGAACAGCTGGAGCGCGCGGGGGCCGAAGGCGCGGAACCCCGACGACGCATCCGTGAAGCGGCGTCCGACCGCGAGCTGGATGAAGATCCGCAGCAGCTCCATGGCGCCGCCACGGAAGAAGCCGACGTCGTAGTCGCGTTCGGTCGCCCGGAAGCGGCTGCCGATCACCATGTCAGCGCCGTCGTCGAGCGCCTCGTACAGCCGCTCGATCGCCTCCGCGTCGTGCTGGCCGTCCGCGTCGAACTGGACGACCCGTGGGTAGCCGTGCCGGACGGCGTACCGGAAGCCGGTACGCAGCGCCCCTCCGATGCCGAGGTTGAACGGGAGCGTCGCGACCAGCACCCCGGCGTCACGGGCCACCGCACTGGTGGCGTCCGTGGAGCCGTCGTCGACGACCAGCACGTCCTCGTCGGGGACGGTCCGCCGCAGCTCGGCCAGGACGCCGGGCAGGGCGGCCTCCTCGTTGTACGCCGGGATCACGACGAGGGTGGAGGGCCGCTGCTTCACTGCCGCCACCTTACGTCGCCTGTCACAGCAGTCGCCGGACCAACTCCCAGTAGGCGGCGAGGATCCGGCCGAACACCACCCCGGCGCGGGACAGGTCCACGTTGCGGGGGGCGAACCCGCCCTCGAGGAGCCACGCCAGGTCGCGATCCCGGACACGTCGCTCGTCGCCGAGCTGTGCCCGACGCTGGCGGACGTGGTCCGCGTGGCGCAGCATCCATCCCCAGCCGCGGATCTTCGCCGACCACCATCCCTGCCCCAAGCCGACCGCCAGCATCGCCGCTTCCACGGCCAGCAGCGCGGGGAGGATCAGAGCGAGCGTCCGGGTCTCGAAGACGGTCAGCACGAACAGCAGCCGGTTGCGCTCGAGCAGCTCGTACTTGCGCGGGTTCCGGGCGAAGTCGTAGTGGTGGATCACCACCGCGTCGGGGACGTGGACCACACGACGCCCGCGCCGCCAGCACCGCCAGCTGAGCTCGACGTCCTCGTGGTACGCGAAGTAGGCCGGGTCGAACCCGCCGAGCTCCTCCCAGAGGCGACGCCGGATCGCGAACCCCGCCCCGCTGGCCCCCGCGACATCACGTTCGTCCCGATGGGCATCGGCCGGCTCGTCGAAGGCCCCTGCCCAGCTCAACCCGACGTAGCTGATCGGGTTGCCAGCCGAGTTGAGCCGGTCGGGGCGGTCGGCCAGCCGGATGCTCCCCGACGCGATCCCCACCCCAGGACGGCACGCGACCGCCGCGAGGCGCGCGAGCGCGTCCGGTGCGACCACGGCGTCGGAGTTGACGAACGCCAGCACCCGGCCCCGAGCTGGGGCCGCCCCGGCGTTGCAGCCCCCGGCGAAACCCAGGTTCGTCCCCGGCCGGAGCAACGTCACGCCTGATCTCAGCGCCGCCGCCTCGACCGCTTCACGGCTGGTACAGCCGTTGTCGACCACCACCACGTCGACGGTCACACCGCGCGACGCCAGCAGCGCCTCGACACACGGTTCGAGCCACGGCTCGTCGCGGTAGGCCAGGACGATCGCGGTGACGGGGATCACGGCTCGGCCGCGAATTGGCCGGCGGACGGCTGTGGGGCGGGGCGGTGGGATGCCGCCCGGACCGTGACGACCGTCAGCCACCCCATCGCTGCGAGCGCCAGCCCGGTACCGGCCACGAACCCGACCTCCAGCCGCAGCAGGAGCAGCTCGGAGACGACCGCCGTCACGACCGTGAAGCCCACCACGCCTGCCAGCCAGGCAGCGGCGACGCGGGCGTGCGCGTCGAGGGCGATCAGCGCCTGCGCGAGGGCGAGCGCGAGCATGTACATGGCGGCGCCCAAGGCGAGCATGCCGAGGTCGGCCCGCGCCAGGTCGTAGGCGGGGCCGAACAGCAGCCGCAGCGCCCAGGGACCCACCGTGAAGGCGCCGGCCGCGGCCAGCGACCCGATCCCCGCCACGGCAGCGAGCAGACGCCACAAGCCGCTGCGGAACTCGTCGTGGAGCCCGGCACCCGCCAGGTTGGCGAGCTTCGGGAGGAGCGCGACCTGGATCGCAGCGAACAGGAACAGCGGGACCCGGGCGAGGATCACGCCAGAGATGAACCGTCCCGCCACGGCCTCCTCGCCCGGCCCGGCCAGTAGCACCGCCGCGATCTGCGGCCCGTTGACGAGGAGCTGTGCGAGGACCTGCGCGCTCAGCAGCCAACCCAGGGCAGCGGACAGCTCTCGCCACTGCGCCTCGGGACCGTCGGCCGTCAGCTGCCGCGGGGCGCGGGCCGCCACGGCGGCCGCGACCAGGGGCGGCAGACCCAGGGCCACGCCATAGGGGCCGACGACCTGCACGCCCAGGACAGCCAACGCCAGCGCGAGTCCGAAGCGGACCATGCCCTCGGTCGCCAGGACGACCCCGTACCGGCCGAACCGGTCCGCCCCCGACAGGGTGCCGCGGAGCAGGTGTTCCCACGCGTACCCGACGATGCCCAGCCCCAGACCCACCAGCAGGAGGGGCTCGCCGGCGAAGAGGGCGTCGAGGAGCGGGGCGCGGGCGAGCACCGCTGCCGCCAGCACGATCGCGGCAGCGGTCGCTGCCACCACGCCGGCTCGGCGCACGACGGGTCGGCCGCCGACGCCCTGGGCACGGCGGCTGGCGAGGGCCCGGGCGACCTCCTGCTCGATCGGGAGGAACACCCCGGGCCCACTGGTGAACACCACCGCCCACAGCGCAGACAGCGGGGCGAACACCGCCGGTCCCAACACCCGGCCGGAGATGACCAGGAACCCGTACGAGGTGAGGCCCAGAACCACCAGTCCCGCGCCGACCGCGACGGCGCCCTCCGGGAGCGGGTTCCGCGCGCGGACGCGCTCGAGCAGGTCCTGCGCCACGCGGTCAGCCGGCGTCGCTCGGTCGTCGCCCGGCGAGGTCGCCCTCCGCCCGGAGCAACGCCAGTTCCTCCGCCAGCTTCCGGGTGCGTTCCTCCAGCCGGGACAGCTCCCACGACACGTGGACGGCAACCAGCAGCAGCAGCGTGATCGCGGCGAGGAACAGCGTCGCCGGGCCGTAGTCGATCCCGAGCCACAGCGACACCCGGTCGAGGATCGCCGGGGAGATCGCGAGCGCAACCATGACGACACCGACCGACAGCCACAGGAAGGCGTACTTGACACGCAACTGCCGGCGTCGGACCAGCCGGAGGATCATCGTCACGCTGCCCAACGTGATCAGCGACACCAGGACGTGCGCCACCGGGCTCAAACCGTGGCCTCCTCGCCGTCGGGCCCCGCGAGGTGGGCTCGGACCGCGGTCGCGATCGTACGAGACACCCCCGGCACCTCCATCAGATCCGCGACGCTGGCGTGTCGCAGCGCCGTGACGCTCCCGAAGCGCCGGAGCAAGGCCCGGCGGCGGGCCGGCCCGACGCCGGGGACGGCGTCCAGCTCCGAGGTCATGACGCTCCGCCGCCGCCGGATCCGGTGGTAGCTCACCGCGAACCGGTGCGCCTCGTCGCGGACGCGCTGCAACAGGAACAGCGCCGGGCTGCCTCGCGGGAGGACGATCGGCTGGGGGTCGCCGGAGACGTACAGCTCCTCGTACCGCTTGGCCAACGCCGCGACCTGGATCCGCTGCCCGAGCCCGAGGTCGCGCAGCGCGGCCAACGCCGCGTTGAGCTGCCCGGGGCCACCGTCGACCAGCACGAGGTTGGGCGGGTACGCGAACCGCTTGGGGGCGTCCGCCGGCGCGACCTCGTCCTCCAGGAGCCGCGCGAAGCGCCGTCGGATCACCTCGTGCATCGCGGCGTAGTCGTCGTTGCGATCGGCGCCCACCTTGAAGCGGCGGTACTCGGACTTCCTGGGCAGGCCATCTTCGAACGCCACCATCGAGCCGACCACCTCGGTGCCACCGAGGTGCGAGATGTCGAACGCCTCGATCCGCAACGGGGCGTCGCCCAGCCCGAGCGCCGCCTGGAGGTCGGGCAGCGCCTGGGACCGCGCGTTGAAGTCCTGGGCACGCGTGAGCTTGTGCCGCTGAAACGCTCCCCGCGCATTGTCGCGGACCGTCTCGAGCAGGGCCCGCTTCTCTCCTCGCCGCGGCACGTGGAAGCGGACCGTGCTGCCACGCAGCTCACCGAGGAGCGCGCCGACCGCGTCGTGGTCGGCTGGTTGGGTCGGCACCAGCACCAGCGGGGGGACATCGTCGCGGCGCTCCTCGTACAGCTCGAGGAGGAACGACGTCAGCAGCTCCGGCGTGTCGAGCTGCTCGACCTTGTCCACGGTCCAGCCCTTCCGGCCGACCACGCGCCCACGCCGGACGAAGAAGACCTGCACCGCAGCCTCGAGGTCATCCTCGACCAGGTCGACCGCGTCCAGGTCCTCCCGGCGGCTGGACACCATCTGTTGTTTGGACAGGACCGTCCGCGCCGCCAGCAGCTGGTCGCGGAGGCGTGCCGCGGCTTCGAAGTTCAGCTCGTCGGCGGCGGTGCGCATCTCCCGCTCGATCCGCGCCAGGGTCTCGTCGCTGTCTCCGTCGAGGAACGCCGCGAGCTGACCGACCAGCTGCCGGTGCTCTTCCACGCCGATGTGACCGACGCAGGGAGCCGCGCACCGGCCGATGTGGTAGTAGAGACAGGGTCGGCCGCTGCGCTGAGCACGGTCGTAGACGCCTTGGGAGCAGGAACGCACCGGGAAGACCCTCAGCAGCAGGTCGAGGGTCTCCCGGATGGCGTAGGCATGTGCGTAGGGCCCGAACCGACGGTCGCGCGGGTTGCGGGGGTTGCGCAGGACCCGGGCGCGGGGAACCTCCTCTGACGTGGTCAGGGCCAGGTAGGGGTAGCTCTTGTCGTCGCGGTACCGGACGTTGTAGCGGGGACGGTGTTCCTTGATCAGGTTGTACTCGAGGTGCAGCGCCTCGACCTCGTTGTCCACGACGATCCAGTCGACGCTGCGGGCGGCTTCGAGCATCGCCTGGGTCCGTGGTGCGATCTGCTGCCACGACTGGAAGTAGCTGGCGAGGCGCTGTCGCAGCGACTTCGCCTTCCCGACGTAGACCACACGGCCGTGGTGGTCGCGGAACAGGTAACAGCCCGCCGCATCGGGGATGGCGCCGGGCTCGGGGCGGAACGCCAGAGCGGGGTTCTCCACGCGCTCGAAGATACGCTGCGCCGCCGTGGACCGCTCCCGCGCCGCCGCCCGCCTGCACGCGGCGGTCCTCCTGGTGGCGGTTGCGGCGCTGCTGTGGGTCAACCGGCACCAGTGGTTCGTCGCCGACGAGTGGGACTTCCTGGTCGACCGCCGAGCCGACTCGCTCGACAGCCTCCTGCAGCCCCACAACGAGCACTGGTCGACGCTGCCCATCCTGGTGTACCGGGCGTTGATCGCGACGGTCGGGCTGCGCTCGTACGTGCCGTACGTCACCATCGCGTTGCTGACCCACCTGGTGGCGGCGCACCTGCTGTGGCGCATCATGCGACGCACCGGGACCGACCCGTGGGTCGCCACAGGGTTGGCAGCGGTGTTCACCGTCCTGGGCGCCGGCCACGACAACCTGCTGTGGGCGTTCCAGCTGGGTTTCAACGCTGCGCTGGCGTTGGGGCTGCTGGCCATCATCCTGGTCGCCGACGACCGTCGACGGCGCCACGTGGGCGCCGTGGGCGCGGCGGTCGTCTCGCTCCTCACCTCAGGCGTCGCGGTGGTGATGGTCGGGGTCGCGGGGCTGGCGGCGGCGCTGCGGGGCCGGGTGCGGACGGCCGCGCTGGTGGTCGCCCCGGCCGCAGTCGTGTACGTCACCTGGCTCGCCGGGTACGGGCAGCAGGGTCTCGGCTCGCACGCGCACCTCGCGCAGCGCTCGATCGGCGGGGTCGCCCGGTACGTGTGGGTGGGGATGGCCGGGACCGCCGAGGAGGTCACGGGCCTGCACGGTTGGGGTGGACTGGTCCTGCTCGTCACCGCGGTCCTGGCCGCGTCCACGGCGCGACGCCGGGCGGTGTCGTGGGGGGTCCCGATCGCCATGGCGGTCGGGGCGATGACGCTGTTCGCTCTGATCGGCGTCGGGCGGACCGGCGCCGGGCTGTCACTGGCCCGCTCCCCGCGCTACGTGTACGTGGCCACCGGCCTGCTGCTGCCGCTGGCCGGGCTGGCGCTCACCGGCCCGGCCGCCGGCAGTTCGACACGGCGGACCCTGGTGATGGTGCTCCTCGTGGCACTCACCTGGCGCAACTGGTCCCTGCTTGTCGACGCCGCCCGCATCACCGGCGAGGACGAGCAGCACCTGAAGGCCCACATCCTCGCCGCAGCGGACCTGGTCGAGTCCGGTGCCCCGCTGGTCTCCGCGCAGGTCGCCTCCGGCCTCCCCAACCTGCAGGCCCCGGAGTTGCGTGCTCTGGCCGCACGCGGCGCGCTCCCCGAACCCGATCGGCCGAGCCCGGTGGCTCGCTTGGAAGCCGCGGCCAACCTGCAGATGGACCTGACCGCCACCGCGGTGCGGCCCCCCGCCCGCCAGCCCTCCGTCCAGGTCACCGGGGTGTCGTTCGGGACCGTCCCCCCGGTCCGGGATGGGTGCGTGACCTTCGCCGCCGGGGACCACACGCAGATCGCGTTGACGTTCCCGGGCCCGGCCACGGTGCGGCTACGGACGAGCCACGCGGGTGAGCTCGTCGCCTACCTCGCCGATGCGGACGGCCGCGGGGTGCGCCACCCACGCGTCTGGCCTTTCCCGGAGGACACCCCGCAGTTCCTCACGGTCACCCGCCCCGACTCGACGGTCTTCCTGGAGGTCCCGGTCGCGGACAGGATCCGGGTCTGCGGCGTCGGGCCGTGAGGGTGCCCGTGCCGCGGCGGCACGTCGCCGTCCTGCTCGCCATCGCCCTGGTCGGCCTGGTCCGCGGGCTGTTCTGGGTGACGGTCGTGGAGATCACCAGCCCGATCGACGAGGCGCAACACATCGATTACGTCGTCTCCCTGGCGACCAGGGGCCGGCCACCGATCGTGGGGACCGACACGCTGCACCCGGATCTGCTCCGGCTGCTGAAATCGGCCCCGACGTCGACGATCGGCCGGATCCCGGTTTCGGTCGAGGAGCCGGCCGGTTGGGCGGCGGTGGCACAGTCCTACGAGGGGGTCCAGCCCCCGCTGTACTACGCCGTCCTGACACCGGCGTACCTCGCGCTGCGTGACGCCGGGATCGCACCTGTCGTCTTCGCGCTCCGTCTCGCCTCGCTGCTGCTGGCGCTGACCGCCGTCCCGCTCATCTACGTTCTCGCCCGCGAGCTCTTCCCGGAGCGCCCCGCGGTGTGGCTCGGTGGCCCGCTGCTGCTGGTCTTCGTGCAGGGGTTCAACGCCAACCTCGCCACCGTGAACAACGACGCGCTGATCGTCCCGCTCGGTGTCGCCACGCTCATCCCGGTCGCCCGTGCCATCCGCCGTGGCATCACCTGGCGGCAGGCGGTCGCGACCGGGACGCTGTTCGGTCTGGGGTTGCTGACCAAGGCCACGGCGGTGGGGCTGGCTGTGGTGGTGGCGCTCGGTGCGCTGCTGGTGGCGGGCCGTCAGCGTCCACCGGTGCGCACGCTGGTCGGCTGGCCCGCCGTCGTGGGGGGGATCGCCGCCGTCCTGATCGCCCCCTGGGTCGTGTGGAACCTGGTCGTCTACGGCGCGACCAGCGGCGCCGTGCAAGCCCACGCGATCACCGGCGCGTTGCAGCTCAGCGCGCCGGTGACCACCCTCGCGGGTCTCGCCGACCACGTCGAGGCCGCGTCGCTGGGCTTCTGGGACATGCAGCTCCTCGCCCCGGCGTGGAACGCCTACACGCTGCGGTGGACCGCGGTGTTCCTCGCCGCGGTGGCCGGCGGCCTCGTGGTCACGCTGATCCGCGGCCGGCAGCGGGCGGCTGCGCGGCTGGGATGGCTCGCGGTCGCCACGCCGGCGGCATTCCTCGGGATGCTCGCCGTCATCGTCGGCGCCTTCGGCGGAGTCGGGTTGATGGTGGGCCGACACCTGTACGGGGCGCTGGGTGCCGCGGTGCTGGCGGTGGCCGGCGGGATCGGACTGGCTCTGCCGGCGCGCTGGGCGGCGGTGACGCTGCTCGCGGTGGTCGCGTTCGTCACCGGGGCGGAGCCGCCCGGCGTGCACCGCTACCTCGACGCGACGTACGTCCGCGGTGTGGTCGCGCCCGATCTCGCCCCGGTGGTCGATCAGACCTGGAACGACGAGTGGATCCCCGGTGAACCGGTCCGTCTGTCGGCGCCCTGCCAGTCACCGGCTTTCACGCTGACGTTCGAGGACCGCAACCCCACGGTCCTCACGGTGGCGGGCGGCGGGTCCGCGCAACGCGTCGAGGAGGTGCGGTACCCGATCGGTTTCACGATCTCGCGCTACCGGTTGGACGCTGCGGTCACCGAGGCCGTCGTCGAGGTCCCGCCGTGGGCGCATCTGGGCTGGTCGCGGGGCGATCGCACGCCGCACCTGGAGATGGTTCACCGCGGCGGCGATCCGGTGGGCCAGATCCTGTGCCCCGTGGACGACCCCGGACCGGTGCGCTTCGAGCAGACCTTCGACCGCCACCACCCCGACGCGATCGACTACGGCCCGGTACGCGCCTGGCCGTTGGTGTGGGTATGGGCGACGCGCGCGGCGGCTCTCGGGGCGCTGCTGGGTGCGCTGGTGCGGGCGGGGCGCCGCCGCCGGTCGGGATCGGCTACGTGAGCAGGTCGCGGAGGAACTTGCCTGTGTACGACGCGGGCTCGGCCGCGATGTCCTCGGGGGTTCCGGCGACGACCACGGTTCCGCCGCCGACGCCGCCCTCAGGCCCCAGGTCGATGACGTGATCCGCCGTCTTGATCACGTCGAGGTTGTGCTCGATCACGATCACGGTGTTGCCCTTGTCGACCAGCCGGTGCAGGACGTCGAGCAGCCGCGCGACGTCGGCGAAGTGCAGCCCGGTGGTGGGCTCGTCGAGGATGTACACGGTCTGGCCGGTTGCGCGTTTCTTCAGCTCCGAGGCCAGCTTGACGCGCTGGGCCTCACCGCCCGACAGAGTCGTGGCGGGCTGACCGAGGCGGAGGTAGCCCAGGCCCACATCGCTCAGCGTCTGCAGGTGCGCCGCGATCGCCGGGATCGGCTCGAAGAAGTGCAGCGCCGTCTCGACCGTCATGTCGAGCACCTCCGCGATGGTGCGGCCCTTGTAGTGCACCTCGAGGGTCTCGCGGTTGTAGCGACGGCCGCGGCACACCTCACACGGGACGTACACGTCGGGCAGGAAGTGCATCTCGATCTTGATGGTTCCGTCACCGCGGCACGCCTCGCACCGTCCCCCTTTGACGTTGAACGAGAACCGGCCGGGCATGTAGCCGCGGAGCTTCGCCTCCGGGGTCGCCGCGAAGAGCCTGCGGATGTGGTCGAACACGCCGGTGTAGGTGGCCGGGTTCGAGCGTGGCGTGCGTCCGATCGGTGACTGGTCGACGACCACGACCTTGTCCACGTGCTCCAGACCGGTCACGCGGCGGTGACGACCGGGAGCCTCCCGCGACGAGTAGACGTGTCTCATCAGCACCCGGGCGAGGATGTCATTCACGAGCGTGGATTTCCCGGATCCGGACACGCCGGTCACGCAGGTGAAGGTCCCCAGCGGGAAAGACACGCCGATGTCGTGGAGGTTGTGTTCGCTGGCTCCGACGACCGTCACTGCCCGGTCGTGGTGCACCGGCCGACGCTGGGTCGGGGTCGCGATCGACAGCTGACCAGACAGGTACCGCCCCGTGATCGAGCTGTCTTGCCGCAGCAGCTCGGCCAGCGACCCGGAGTGAACGATCTCCCCGCCGTGTTCGCCGGCGCCGGGACCGATGTCGACGATGTGATCGGCAGCCTCGATGGTGGCCTCGTCGTGCTCGACGACGATCAGCGTGTTGCCCAGGTCGCGCAGGCGGAGCAGCGTCTCGATCAGGCGGGCGTTGTCGCGCTGGTGCAGCCCGATCGATGGTTCGTCCAGGACGTACAGGACACCGACCAGACCGGCGCCGATCTGGGTCGCCAGTCTGATCCGCTGCGCTTCTCCGCCCGACAGCGATCCGGCGGAGCGGTCGAGGGTGAGGTACTCCAGGCCGACGTCGAGGAGGAACCGCAGTCGCGACCGGATCTCCTTCAGGACCCGAGCGGCGATCAGCTGCTGGCGCTCGGACAGCTGAAGGTCAGCGACGAACTCGTCGGCTTCAGCGACCGATAGCGCGGCCAGCTCGGCGATCCCGATCCCGGAGACGGTCACGGCCAGCGCGAGCGGCTTCAGGCGCTGCCCGTGACACGCTGGACAGGCCACCTCACGCATGTACTGCTCGACCTGTCCGCGGACGTAGTCGGAGTCGGTCTCGGTGTGGCGGCGAAGCAGCGACGGGAGGACGCCCTCGAAACGAGCCTTGTACGAGCGTCGGCGCCCGTAGCGGTTCGTGTACTGCACGTGGACGCGGTGGTCGAGCCCGTGCAACACCGCGCGGCGGACACGCGCAGGGAGATCCTTCCATGGGCTGGTGGGGTCGGCGCCCTGATCGCGGATCACCGACCGCAGCAGTTGCTCGTAGTAGTTGCTCTGGTGGCCGCCGGCCCACGGCAGGATCACGCCATCAGCGATCGACAGGTGTGGGTCGCCGACCACCAGCTCGGGGTCGACGGTCAGCTGCGTCCCCAGCCCGCTGCACTCCTCGCATGCCCCGTAGGGCGAGTTGAACGAGAAGTTGCGCGGCGCGAGCTGATCGAACGAGAGGCCGCACACCGGACAGGCGAGGTGCTCGGAGAACGTCAGGATCTCCGGTTCGCCGCCGCCCTCGGAGGGAACGATCTCGATCATCGCGACCCCCTCCGCCAGGTTGAGGGCCGTCTCGATCGAGTCGGTCAGGCGCCGGCGCAGATCCCCCCTCTGCACCAGGCGATCGACCACCACCTCGATCTCGTGCTTGCGCTGCTTGTTGAGCTTCGGCGGGTCCTCGAGCGGGTGAACCTCGCCGTCCACCCGCACCCGGGCGTACCCCTGCCGTGACAGCTGCTGGAACAGGTTGGCGTATTCGCCCTTGCGGCCACGCACGACGGGGGCGAGCACCTGGAAACGTGTCCCCGGCGGGAGCTCATGGACCTGGTCGACGATCTGCTCGGCGGTCTGGCGCGAGATCTCCCGACCGCAGTTGGGGCAGTACGGTGTTCCGATCCTGGCGTACAGCAGCCGCAGGTAGTCGTAGATCTCGGTGATCGTCCCGACGGTGGACCGCGGGTTGCGGGAGGTCGACTTCTGGTCGATCGAGATCGCCGGGGACAGCCCTTCGATGAAGTCGACGTCCGGCTTCTCCATCTGACCGAGGAACTGCCGGGCGTACGCAGACAGGGACTCGACGTAGCGTCGCTGCCCCTCGGCGTAGATGGTGTCGAAGGCGAGGCTGGACTTGCCCGAGCCGGACAGCCCGGTGAACACGATCAGCGCATCACGGGGGAGCTCGAGGTTGACGTCCTTGAGGTTGTGTTCGCGGGCACCGCGGACGGTGATCACCGCGTGCGAGACGTGCTCGATCACCTGCTCGCTGGGCACGGTCGGACGTCTCCGGGGTTGGTCGGCAGGGTTCGCGGGATCGTTTGCGAGAGGTGCCGATCGTATCGCAGGGGACGGTACGCGAGGCGAACCGGTGTTCGGGTCCGGCCTCTACAGTGGCACGGGGACATGGAGGAGGCAGCGTTGGGTGACGCCTACTCAGGTCACGTCGACCCCGGCGGCGGGCCGGTCGAGCGCCGCGACGGACGTCTGCTCGTGCGCAAGCTCTCCGTCGGAGACATGGACAACAACGTCTACGTGGTCGCGGACGCCTCCACCGGCGCCGCCATGATCGTGGACGCAGCAGCCGACGCGGAGCGGATCCGCCAGGCGGCGAGCGACCTCGAGCCCGTCGCCGTGCTGCAAACCCACGGACACTGGGACCACGTCCGGGCGTGGCCCGACCTGGCGACGGATCCCGGGCTCGACGTCTGGGGACACGCCGACGACCGCGAGCTGTTCCCGCGTGAACCCGACCGGCTGCTCGACGACGGCGACCAGCTGCAACTCGGAGGCATGCGCGTGGAGGTGATCCACACCCCGGGTCACACTCCCGGGAGCATCAACTTCCTGGTCGGCGCCGACCAGCGACCGCACCTCTTCACGGGCGACTCGCTGTTCCCCGGCGGCGTGGGGCGCACCACACCGGAGACGTTCCCTCAGCTGTTCGACAACGTCAAGAAGAAGCTGTTCGCGCGTCTCCCGGACGAGACGTGGGTGTATCCCGGACACGGCGACGACACCACGCTCGGCCGTGAGCGGCCGCATCTCGACGAGTGGCGCGCGCGCGGCTGGTGACCGTCGACCACCGGTGATGGGCCCTCGCTCGGCCACCGAGCCGGTGGGCGCATGCCGCGCCCACGTCACCGCCCCCACGGAACTCCGAGGACGATCACGATTATCCCAACGAGGAACGCCGCCCCGACCGTTCGGTACGCGTCGCCCGGAATGTCGCTGCGCCGCGCGCGGACCAGACCTGCGTGCACCAGGCCGAGCCCGGCGATGCTCATGGCCGGGTGGATCACGGCCATGAACAGGCCTTGTCCCCATCCGGCGTTCAC
The sequence above is a segment of the Actinomycetota bacterium genome. Coding sequences within it:
- a CDS encoding glycosyltransferase family 2 protein codes for the protein MKQRPSTLVVIPAYNEEAALPGVLAELRRTVPDEDVLVVDDGSTDATSAVARDAGVLVATLPFNLGIGGALRTGFRYAVRHGYPRVVQFDADGQHDAEAIERLYEALDDGADMVIGSRFRATERDYDVGFFRGGAMELLRIFIQLAVGRRFTDASSGFRAFGPRALQLFSHAYPAEYMDSVEAILLAIYAGLRVDEVPTPMRDRVAGRPSTRNLKLVYHYLRVLLVMFFTATLRRGLPSDREPEAQP
- a CDS encoding glycosyltransferase family 2 protein, with product MIPVTAIVLAYRDEPWLEPCVEALLASRGVTVDVVVVDNGCTSREAVEAAALRSGVTLLRPGTNLGFAGGCNAGAAPARGRVLAFVNSDAVVAPDALARLAAVACRPGVGIASGSIRLADRPDRLNSAGNPISYVGLSWAGAFDEPADAHRDERDVAGASGAGFAIRRRLWEELGGFDPAYFAYHEDVELSWRCWRRGRRVVHVPDAVVIHHYDFARNPRKYELLERNRLLFVLTVFETRTLALILPALLAVEAAMLAVGLGQGWWSAKIRGWGWMLRHADHVRQRRAQLGDERRVRDRDLAWLLEGGFAPRNVDLSRAGVVFGRILAAYWELVRRLL
- a CDS encoding glycosyltransferase family 39 protein, which encodes MPRRHVAVLLAIALVGLVRGLFWVTVVEITSPIDEAQHIDYVVSLATRGRPPIVGTDTLHPDLLRLLKSAPTSTIGRIPVSVEEPAGWAAVAQSYEGVQPPLYYAVLTPAYLALRDAGIAPVVFALRLASLLLALTAVPLIYVLARELFPERPAVWLGGPLLLVFVQGFNANLATVNNDALIVPLGVATLIPVARAIRRGITWRQAVATGTLFGLGLLTKATAVGLAVVVALGALLVAGRQRPPVRTLVGWPAVVGGIAAVLIAPWVVWNLVVYGATSGAVQAHAITGALQLSAPVTTLAGLADHVEAASLGFWDMQLLAPAWNAYTLRWTAVFLAAVAGGLVVTLIRGRQRAAARLGWLAVATPAAFLGMLAVIVGAFGGVGLMVGRHLYGALGAAVLAVAGGIGLALPARWAAVTLLAVVAFVTGAEPPGVHRYLDATYVRGVVAPDLAPVVDQTWNDEWIPGEPVRLSAPCQSPAFTLTFEDRNPTVLTVAGGGSAQRVEEVRYPIGFTISRYRLDAAVTEAVVEVPPWAHLGWSRGDRTPHLEMVHRGGDPVGQILCPVDDPGPVRFEQTFDRHHPDAIDYGPVRAWPLVWVWATRAAALGALLGALVRAGRRRRSGSAT
- the uvrC gene encoding excinuclease ABC subunit UvrC — protein: MGSVDQCSLWGCRRLSSESARRSTRKSHSSATNHWCRLTHSSAATATRRTAACRRAAARERSTAAQRIFERVENPALAFRPEPGAIPDAAGCYLFRDHHGRVVYVGKAKSLRQRLASYFQSWQQIAPRTQAMLEAARSVDWIVVDNEVEALHLEYNLIKEHRPRYNVRYRDDKSYPYLALTTSEEVPRARVLRNPRNPRDRRFGPYAHAYAIRETLDLLLRVFPVRSCSQGVYDRAQRSGRPCLYYHIGRCAAPCVGHIGVEEHRQLVGQLAAFLDGDSDETLARIEREMRTAADELNFEAAARLRDQLLAARTVLSKQQMVSSRREDLDAVDLVEDDLEAAVQVFFVRRGRVVGRKGWTVDKVEQLDTPELLTSFLLELYEERRDDVPPLVLVPTQPADHDAVGALLGELRGSTVRFHVPRRGEKRALLETVRDNARGAFQRHKLTRAQDFNARSQALPDLQAALGLGDAPLRIEAFDISHLGGTEVVGSMVAFEDGLPRKSEYRRFKVGADRNDDYAAMHEVIRRRFARLLEDEVAPADAPKRFAYPPNLVLVDGGPGQLNAALAALRDLGLGQRIQVAALAKRYEELYVSGDPQPIVLPRGSPALFLLQRVRDEAHRFAVSYHRIRRRRSVMTSELDAVPGVGPARRRALLRRFGSVTALRHASVADLMEVPGVSRTIATAVRAHLAGPDGEEATV
- the rapZ gene encoding RNase adapter RapZ, which encodes MDGAAELVVITGMSGAGRTEAAKVLEDLGFYVIDNLPPTLIGQVVGLAATPRSSVDRLAVVADVRGREFFGELQEEIRALRDAHRDVRVLFLEADDDTLVRRFEASRRRHPLGESGGAEGVVEGIQRERAVLEDLRGEADLVVDTSDLNVHELRDRLVESFGSPGEATMRVNLVSFGYKHGLPRDADLVMDVRFLPNPHWEEDLRPYTGRDEPVRRYVLDQPHTAPFLDRFRDLLDTVVPGYVAEGKRYLTIAIGCTGGRHRSVAIVDEVARYLGDTTELPVHVDHRDVEHE
- a CDS encoding DUF2304 domain-containing protein, which translates into the protein MILRLVRRRQLRVKYAFLWLSVGVVMVALAISPAILDRVSLWLGIDYGPATLFLAAITLLLLVAVHVSWELSRLEERTRKLAEELALLRAEGDLAGRRPSDAG